GTTTCGGCAATGGTGATCTTTCCGGCGCACACTTCGTCGGCCGTGCTGGTGTGCCTGGCGTCGTGGGTGATGATGCTCATCGGACGCGTCCGTTTCGGGGAGCTGATGAAACTCGTGGGATGGGGCGTTGCGGCCATCGTCGTTATTATGACGCTGAACCTCGGGCGCAGCGAGACCGCCGAAGGGCGCGTTTCGACGTGGATTCACCTCTGGACCAAGTCGCAGACCGAGAAACCCATCGAACACCTCTCCGACACGGAGCGTTCGATGATCGCCATTTACAACGGCGGCATCCTGGGCGAAGGCGCCGGGCAGAGCGCCATGCGCGTGGAGATGATCCACCCCGAGAGCGACTATGCCTATGCCTTTTTCGTCGAGGAGTACGGCTTCATCCTGGCCGTGCTGCTGCTGATGCTCTACCTGTGGGTCTTCTTCCGGGGAATCGAGATATTCCGGCGGTGCGGAACCGCCTTTCCGGGATTGCTGGTGCTGGGGCTTGCGTTGCTGATCACGTGTCAGGCGCTGCTGCATATCATGGTGACGGTGAACCTGATCCCCGAGACGGGGCAGACCCTGCCGCTGATTTCGCGCGGCGGCTCGTCGATGCTCTTCACGATGATCGCCTTCGGGATGATCCTGAGCGTCAGCCGCCAGAACGACGAACAGTCGCACGACCGGCCGAAAAGCGAAACGTTGTACGAAAAATAGGAGAAAACCGATGAAACAACCGCTCTCCCTGCTTGTTGCCGCGGTGGCCGCAACGGCTTGCGCTCCCGCCGTTCCCGCCGGCGAATTCCGGATTGTCGGAAAAATCGAGAACGTGCCCGACGGCGCGGTAGTGCGTCTGTATGAACCGCAGGGGCAAATGTTGCGGGGAATAGGCGTGGATACGCTGGCAGGCGGTCGGTTTTCCTTCCGGGATACGGTCGTTTTCCCGAAAGTTGTTCAGATCAGTGTGACGGTTGGGGATTACCGGGGCGGTACGCTCGATGTTTGGGTTGCCCCCGGCAAACGTATCGAGGTCCGTGGTGAGGATAAGCAGGCTTGGCTTTGGGAGGCCGCTTCGGACATTGCGGAGCAGGCGGACGAAGACATGTACTGTGCTCTGGTCGAACCTCAAATCTGTGAGTTGAATTGGTTTCAGGACATGCTGAATACACAGCAGGATTTTGCCCGTTATATGGAGCTGTTCGGGCAAGTGTCGGAGAAAACCGTCCGTCGTATGCAGACGGCTCCCGTGACGCGGGTCTGGTTGAACAAACTGGCCGAATGCGCCCGTCTTTTGCAGTTCGGAATAGGTACAGCTCACAAGGGCGAAATGCTTGCGCTTTACGACCGGATGACGGAAGAACAGCGGCAGTCTCCGATGGGCCGGCGGATTGACGCTTATCTCAATCCGGCTCCGGCGGTCGGAGCCGGAGACCGGCTGGTGGACGGCGATCTGTACGATGCGGATGGGAATCTGCATCGCCTGGCGGAATTCATCGGGAAATATATTTTGCTCGATTTCTGGAGTGCGGGCTGCGGTCCGTGCGTACAGGCGATTCCCGAACTGCAAGAGATCGCACGAAAGTATGCCGGCAGGGTTGCGGTTGTGAGCATCAGCCAAGACCCGAAGCCGGTGTGGAAGGAGTTTATTGCCGAAAAACAGTTGGTCGGAAACCAATGGAACGAACTTGTAGACGGAGATACCGGGCTTGGGATGCGTTATGGGGTAAAGGAAATTCCGCATTTCGTGTTGATCGCTCCCGACGTCCGGATTCAGGATGTATGGCAGGGTTACGGCAAGGGGAGCCTGCTGGAAAAAATGGAGCAAAACATCAAGTGATATGGACGATATTCGTTTGGACAAGTATCTTTGGGCAGTGCGGGTGTTCAAGACCCGCAGTGATGCCGCAGATGCCGTGCGCACGAACAAGGTGACGGTAAACGGCGCTTATGCCAAGCCTTCGCGCGAGGTGAAAATCGGCGATGTGATCGCCGTGCGCAAAATGCAGGTGACCTATTCCTACAAGGTGCTCGATCTGGTGTCGAGCCGTCAGCCGGCGAAAAACGTGCCTCTTTACTGTCTCAACGTTACTCCGCAGGAGGAGCTGGACAAACTCAACGTTCCGCGCGAGACGATCTTCATCGTCCGCGACCGCGGTACGGGCCGTCCGACCAAGAAGGAGCGGCGCGAACTGGACGGGCTGATGGAGGAGATCTATTACGACGAGGAGGAATAAAAGAAGAGTCCCGGCAGGAGCGCAATCCCGTCTTTTTCCTGAAGAATTTGAAGAGAAGAAGAAGGCATCCTGC
This Alistipes shahii WAL 8301 DNA region includes the following protein-coding sequences:
- a CDS encoding FtsW/RodA/SpoVE family cell cycle protein; the encoded protein is MVRDESRYDDRATAEAARDAAPRGGRRTSGSGDAASGEECACGTETAGKSGFRLFTGDRVLWIIVAALAVISVLVVYSSTAKMAYDAHTARTTAHFLRQQLLLLVGSLLIMVAVQKINCRIYNLLARPAYFLSVALTVAVYFIGATTNGAARWIPLGPFQFQPSEALKVATVLFLARQLAGRQSKIDKIRIVPTWKFWTWRSSPVQRKIWREGTRPILLPVVVSAMVIFPAHTSSAVLVCLASWVMMLIGRVRFGELMKLVGWGVAAIVVIMTLNLGRSETAEGRVSTWIHLWTKSQTEKPIEHLSDTERSMIAIYNGGILGEGAGQSAMRVEMIHPESDYAYAFFVEEYGFILAVLLLMLYLWVFFRGIEIFRRCGTAFPGLLVLGLALLITCQALLHIMVTVNLIPETGQTLPLISRGGSSMLFTMIAFGMILSVSRQNDEQSHDRPKSETLYEK
- a CDS encoding TlpA disulfide reductase family protein, giving the protein MKQPLSLLVAAVAATACAPAVPAGEFRIVGKIENVPDGAVVRLYEPQGQMLRGIGVDTLAGGRFSFRDTVVFPKVVQISVTVGDYRGGTLDVWVAPGKRIEVRGEDKQAWLWEAASDIAEQADEDMYCALVEPQICELNWFQDMLNTQQDFARYMELFGQVSEKTVRRMQTAPVTRVWLNKLAECARLLQFGIGTAHKGEMLALYDRMTEEQRQSPMGRRIDAYLNPAPAVGAGDRLVDGDLYDADGNLHRLAEFIGKYILLDFWSAGCGPCVQAIPELQEIARKYAGRVAVVSISQDPKPVWKEFIAEKQLVGNQWNELVDGDTGLGMRYGVKEIPHFVLIAPDVRIQDVWQGYGKGSLLEKMEQNIK
- a CDS encoding RNA-binding S4 domain-containing protein; translated protein: MDDIRLDKYLWAVRVFKTRSDAADAVRTNKVTVNGAYAKPSREVKIGDVIAVRKMQVTYSYKVLDLVSSRQPAKNVPLYCLNVTPQEELDKLNVPRETIFIVRDRGTGRPTKKERRELDGLMEEIYYDEEE